The following proteins come from a genomic window of Lycium ferocissimum isolate CSIRO_LF1 chromosome 4, AGI_CSIRO_Lferr_CH_V1, whole genome shotgun sequence:
- the LOC132053191 gene encoding uncharacterized protein LOC132053191 isoform X1, with the protein MAAPAAEGLAVTALRSVFHRVRQAAERSGRRADDVRVIAVSKTKPISLITQVYEAGHRCFGENYVQEIIQKAPELPEDIEWHYIGHLQSNKAKQLLTAVPNLAMVHGVDNPKLANQLDRAVSSIGRQPLKVLVQVNTSGEESKSGVDPSNCIELAKRVKLDCPNLEFSGLMTIGRPDYTSTPENFKTLLNCRSEVCKVLGMSESRCELSMGMSSDFELAIEMGSTNVRIGSTIFGPREYPKKQ; encoded by the exons ATGGCTGCTCCGGCTGCCGAGGGCCTGGCTGTGACGGCGCTCCGATCAGTATTTCACCGTGTCCGGCAGGCTGCTGAAAGGTCCGGCCGCCGTGCTGATGATGTGAGAGTTATTGCCGTGAGCAAAACTAAGCCTATTTCTCTTATTACCCAAGTTTATGAAGCTGGTCATAGATGTTTCGGTGAAAATTATGTCCAAGAGATCATCCAGAAAGCTCCCGAg CTTCCGGAGGACATTGAATGGCATTATATTGGGCATTTGCAGAGCAATAAAGCGAAGCAACTTCTGA CTGCTGTTCCCAATCTAGCCATGGTTCATGGTGTTGATAACCCGAAG CTTGCAAATCAGCTTGATCGTGCGGTTTCAAGCATTGGCAGGCAGCCTTTGAAGGTTTTGGTTCAAGTTAATACCAGTGGAGAAGAGT CAAAATCTGGTGTTGATCCATCAAATTGCATAGAGCTTGCCAAACGCGTCAAGCTGGATTGCCCAAACCTTGAGTTCTCTGGCCTGATGACAATTGGAAGGCCTGACTACACTTCAACCCCAGAGAACTTTAAG ACGCTGCTGAACTGTAGAAGTGAAGTTTGCAAAGTGCTTGGTATGTCAGAGTCTCGATGTGAGTTATCAATGGGCATGTCTAGTGACTTTGAGCTAGCG ATAGAAATGGGCAGCACCAATGTGAGAATTGGATCCACCATATTTGGACCACGGGAGTATCCGAAAAAACAATGA
- the LOC132053191 gene encoding uncharacterized protein LOC132053191 isoform X2, producing the protein MAAPAAEGLAVTALRSVFHRVRQAAERSGRRADDVRVIAVSKTKPISLITQVYEAGHRCFGENYVQEIIQKAPELPEDIEWHYIGHLQSNKAKQLLTAVPNLAMVHGVDNPKLDRAVSSIGRQPLKVLVQVNTSGEESKSGVDPSNCIELAKRVKLDCPNLEFSGLMTIGRPDYTSTPENFKTLLNCRSEVCKVLGMSESRCELSMGMSSDFELAIEMGSTNVRIGSTIFGPREYPKKQ; encoded by the exons ATGGCTGCTCCGGCTGCCGAGGGCCTGGCTGTGACGGCGCTCCGATCAGTATTTCACCGTGTCCGGCAGGCTGCTGAAAGGTCCGGCCGCCGTGCTGATGATGTGAGAGTTATTGCCGTGAGCAAAACTAAGCCTATTTCTCTTATTACCCAAGTTTATGAAGCTGGTCATAGATGTTTCGGTGAAAATTATGTCCAAGAGATCATCCAGAAAGCTCCCGAg CTTCCGGAGGACATTGAATGGCATTATATTGGGCATTTGCAGAGCAATAAAGCGAAGCAACTTCTGA CTGCTGTTCCCAATCTAGCCATGGTTCATGGTGTTGATAACCCGAAG CTTGATCGTGCGGTTTCAAGCATTGGCAGGCAGCCTTTGAAGGTTTTGGTTCAAGTTAATACCAGTGGAGAAGAGT CAAAATCTGGTGTTGATCCATCAAATTGCATAGAGCTTGCCAAACGCGTCAAGCTGGATTGCCCAAACCTTGAGTTCTCTGGCCTGATGACAATTGGAAGGCCTGACTACACTTCAACCCCAGAGAACTTTAAG ACGCTGCTGAACTGTAGAAGTGAAGTTTGCAAAGTGCTTGGTATGTCAGAGTCTCGATGTGAGTTATCAATGGGCATGTCTAGTGACTTTGAGCTAGCG ATAGAAATGGGCAGCACCAATGTGAGAATTGGATCCACCATATTTGGACCACGGGAGTATCCGAAAAAACAATGA